A stretch of the Amycolatopsis sp. BJA-103 genome encodes the following:
- a CDS encoding LuxR C-terminal-related transcriptional regulator, with amino-acid sequence MSDTPSASTPRLRDLAHCPQTLPGNPGSRSYQGNTDALELITDVRELDVREIWGRLNRWGKETPERLIAAIVSLAAYADPDQITTEPPEWTLSIGGIRALHPDHETLPENCLPNTKSETSAAIDRLIVAGLTTRAIAERVGVTKRTVEKRRQSIREKIRTNEATLARRTAREAAA; translated from the coding sequence ATGTCCGACACCCCAAGCGCCTCAACCCCACGACTTCGCGACCTCGCCCACTGTCCCCAAACCCTGCCTGGCAACCCCGGATCCCGCTCCTACCAAGGAAACACGGACGCCCTCGAACTCATCACCGACGTCCGAGAACTCGACGTCCGCGAGATCTGGGGCCGCCTCAACCGATGGGGCAAGGAAACCCCCGAACGCCTCATCGCCGCCATCGTCTCACTCGCCGCCTACGCCGACCCCGACCAAATCACCACCGAGCCGCCCGAATGGACACTCAGCATCGGCGGCATCCGGGCACTCCACCCCGATCACGAGACCCTGCCCGAGAACTGCCTCCCCAACACCAAGAGCGAAACCTCGGCCGCCATCGACCGTCTCATCGTCGCCGGCCTCACCACGCGCGCCATCGCCGAACGTGTCGGCGTCACCAAGCGCACCGTCGAGAAACGCCGCCAGTCCATCCGCGAGAAGATCCGCACCAACGAGGCCACCCTCGCGCGACGCACGGCGAGAGAGGCCGCCGCGTGA
- a CDS encoding PD-(D/E)XK nuclease family protein has product MAAPLAEQEHTTADLLLEWDQTRPRSRQRELGWSEVGGCRRRAGYRLAGVEPSNPGGSVQAVLGTAIHEAVQQRLNETAAEGDLVEYEVVFAGIPGHLDRYESGPEDLIDVKTTSSRWLEHIKTWGPDRSHLWQVNGYAAALIAKGIRVRRIVIDYIARDTGEVYRWIGKPTVEAVRDALDWLREVRDADLDMLNRDYEPDGPFCGRCPFLDICWNGYVPDRDRRSVLFVEDPDGEKWARQLADARAAITAAKALEKEAKGALDALRPNISGKSDILDVGYERGLQWTITNPERLDGDQVRADYRKAGTKPPVTSTTSTTLKLVKLPDAEP; this is encoded by the coding sequence ATGGCCGCGCCGCTCGCCGAGCAGGAACACACCACCGCCGACCTCCTGCTCGAATGGGACCAGACCCGCCCTCGCTCACGGCAACGCGAGCTGGGCTGGTCCGAGGTCGGCGGATGCCGCCGCCGCGCCGGATACCGCCTCGCCGGTGTCGAGCCGTCGAATCCGGGCGGCAGCGTGCAGGCCGTGTTGGGGACGGCGATTCACGAGGCCGTGCAGCAGCGGTTGAACGAGACCGCGGCCGAGGGCGACCTCGTCGAGTACGAGGTCGTGTTCGCCGGAATCCCCGGCCACCTCGACCGGTACGAGTCCGGGCCTGAGGACTTGATCGACGTCAAGACGACGTCGTCGAGGTGGCTGGAGCACATCAAGACCTGGGGCCCGGACCGGTCACACCTGTGGCAGGTCAACGGATACGCCGCCGCGCTGATCGCGAAGGGCATCCGCGTGCGCCGCATCGTGATCGACTACATCGCACGCGACACCGGCGAGGTCTACCGGTGGATCGGAAAGCCGACCGTCGAGGCCGTGCGGGACGCGCTCGACTGGCTCCGAGAGGTTCGCGACGCCGACCTCGACATGCTCAACCGCGACTACGAGCCCGACGGCCCGTTCTGCGGCCGCTGCCCGTTCCTCGACATCTGCTGGAACGGGTATGTCCCCGACCGCGACCGTCGCTCGGTTCTGTTCGTCGAGGACCCCGACGGCGAGAAGTGGGCCCGGCAGCTCGCCGACGCGCGCGCCGCGATCACGGCCGCGAAGGCGCTCGAAAAGGAGGCCAAGGGCGCGCTCGATGCGTTGCGCCCCAACATTTCCGGGAAGTCCGACATCCTCGACGTCGGGTACGAAAGAGGTCTCCAATGGACGATCACGAACCCCGAACGCCTCGACGGGGACCAGGTCCGCGCCGACTACCGCAAGGCCGGGACGAAACCGCCCGTGACGTCGACGACCTCGACCACACTCAAGCTCGTCAAACTCCCGGACGCCGAGCCGTGA
- a CDS encoding helix-turn-helix domain-containing protein has product MHSNPAIRVRGDFAAKAAEQGHRSNRAIAEVIGVDPSTVGRVLADKARPSNEFITGAVSRLGSFEDLFEVR; this is encoded by the coding sequence ATGCACAGCAACCCCGCCATCCGAGTCCGGGGGGACTTCGCCGCCAAGGCGGCCGAGCAGGGACACCGCAGCAACCGCGCCATCGCCGAGGTGATCGGCGTCGACCCGTCCACGGTCGGCCGCGTCCTCGCGGACAAGGCCCGACCGTCGAACGAGTTCATCACCGGCGCTGTCTCGCGGCTCGGCTCGTTCGAGGACCTGTTCGAGGTCCGATGA
- a CDS encoding helix-turn-helix domain-containing protein, with product MGPARGEKPTFGAYLQALLDKAGWTQADLGRAADVHPTLIGRWKQGAEISVANARAVANALNRPLLEVLIAAGILTEDESKARDWGPVEAVKLTDDQLVAELRRRLEAAAAPPAGITADEVEAGGERYVTGKPKRSAKLVK from the coding sequence ATGGGACCAGCCAGGGGAGAAAAGCCGACTTTCGGTGCCTATCTACAGGCGCTGCTCGACAAGGCCGGATGGACACAGGCCGACCTCGGCCGAGCGGCCGACGTGCACCCGACACTCATTGGCCGATGGAAGCAAGGTGCCGAAATATCGGTCGCCAATGCTCGCGCCGTCGCCAATGCCCTCAATCGACCACTTCTCGAAGTGCTGATCGCCGCCGGCATCCTCACGGAGGACGAGTCGAAGGCTAGGGACTGGGGGCCGGTCGAGGCGGTCAAGCTGACTGACGATCAGCTTGTCGCTGAGCTGCGCAGACGGCTCGAAGCGGCAGCCGCGCCGCCGGCGGGGATCACGGCCGATGAAGTCGAGGCTGGTGGTGAGCGATACGTCACCGGTAAGCCGAAGCGGTCGGCGAAGCTGGTCAAGTAG
- a CDS encoding Tex family protein: MSVQGLQTVEQKIAEELGVREGQVKAAVDLLDGGSTVPFIARYRKEVTGMLDDAQLRTLEERLRYLRELNERRVAVLDSIRSQGKLDEALEASITAADTKSRLEDIYLPYKPKRRTKAMIAREAGLEPLADGLLSDPNTDPQAAAAVFVDADKGVADAQAALDGARAILVERFAEDADLIGELREKMWSQGRLAAKVRDGKAEEGAKFSDYFEFSEPYTKLPSHRILAMFRGEKEDILDLSMESEEPSEEPKTGPTDYETRIAHKFGISNEGRPGDKWLGDTVRWAWRTKILLHLGIDLRMRLRQSAEDDAVRVFAANLRDLLLAAPAGTRATMGLDPGFRTGVKVAVVDDTGKVVGTHVIYPHQPANKWDQSIAELAALCARHKVDLISIGNGTASRETDKLAGELIKKHPELKLTKAVVSEAGASVYSASAFASQELPGMDVSLRGAVSIARRLQDPLAELVKIDPKSIGVGQYQHDLSEISLSRSLDAVVEDCVNAVGVDVNTASAPLLTRVSGITTSLAENIVAHRDENGPFKTRTGLKEVARLGPKAFEQCAGFLRIPDGDDPLDSSSVHPEAYPVVRRILSSTGTDLRALIGNSRTLQALKPSEFVDDTFGLPTVTDILAELDKPGRDPRPAFKTATFADGVEKIGDLKPGMRLEGVVTNVAAFGAFIDVGVHQDGLAHVSALSKNFVKDPREVVKPGDIVKVKVLEVDVPRKRISLTLRLDDEPGKPAREQGGGGGGGRDRGQGGGGQRQGGQRQGGGNRGGGGNRGGNSGGGGGSLADALRKAGYGK, translated from the coding sequence GTGAGCGTGCAGGGCCTGCAGACAGTCGAGCAGAAGATCGCCGAAGAACTCGGTGTGCGCGAGGGGCAGGTCAAGGCGGCCGTCGACCTGCTGGACGGCGGATCCACCGTGCCGTTCATCGCCCGGTACCGCAAAGAGGTCACCGGGATGCTGGACGACGCCCAGCTGCGCACCCTCGAAGAACGCCTCCGCTACCTGCGGGAACTCAACGAACGCCGGGTCGCCGTCCTGGATTCGATCCGGAGCCAGGGCAAGCTCGACGAGGCGCTCGAAGCGTCGATCACGGCGGCGGACACCAAGTCCCGCCTCGAAGACATCTACCTGCCGTACAAGCCCAAGCGGCGGACGAAGGCGATGATCGCCCGCGAGGCCGGTCTGGAGCCGCTCGCCGACGGGCTGCTGAGCGACCCGAACACCGACCCGCAGGCCGCCGCCGCGGTGTTCGTCGACGCCGACAAGGGCGTCGCGGACGCGCAGGCCGCGCTGGACGGCGCCCGCGCGATCCTCGTCGAACGCTTCGCCGAGGACGCCGACCTGATCGGCGAGCTGCGCGAAAAGATGTGGTCGCAGGGCCGCCTGGCCGCCAAGGTCCGCGACGGCAAGGCCGAAGAAGGCGCGAAGTTCTCCGACTACTTCGAGTTCTCCGAGCCCTACACCAAGCTCCCCTCCCACCGGATCCTCGCGATGTTCCGCGGCGAGAAGGAAGACATCCTCGACCTCTCGATGGAGTCGGAGGAGCCGTCCGAAGAGCCGAAGACCGGGCCGACCGACTACGAGACCCGCATCGCGCACAAGTTCGGCATCTCCAACGAAGGCCGTCCCGGCGACAAGTGGCTCGGCGACACCGTCCGCTGGGCGTGGCGCACGAAGATCCTGCTGCACCTGGGCATCGACCTGCGGATGCGGCTGCGCCAGTCGGCCGAGGACGACGCCGTCCGCGTGTTCGCCGCGAACCTGCGCGACCTGCTGCTCGCCGCCCCGGCGGGCACCCGCGCCACGATGGGTCTCGACCCGGGCTTCCGCACCGGCGTCAAGGTCGCCGTCGTCGACGACACCGGCAAGGTCGTCGGCACCCACGTGATCTACCCGCACCAGCCCGCCAACAAATGGGACCAGTCGATCGCCGAACTCGCCGCCCTGTGCGCGCGGCACAAGGTCGACCTGATCTCGATCGGCAACGGCACCGCGTCGCGCGAGACCGACAAGCTCGCCGGTGAGCTGATCAAGAAGCACCCGGAACTGAAGCTGACCAAGGCCGTCGTCTCCGAAGCGGGCGCGTCGGTCTACTCGGCGTCGGCGTTCGCGTCGCAGGAACTCCCGGGCATGGACGTCTCGCTGCGCGGCGCGGTCTCGATCGCGCGGCGGCTGCAGGACCCGCTGGCGGAGCTGGTGAAGATCGACCCGAAGTCGATCGGTGTCGGGCAGTACCAGCACGACCTGTCCGAGATCTCGCTGTCGCGGTCCCTCGACGCGGTGGTCGAAGACTGTGTGAACGCGGTCGGCGTGGACGTCAACACCGCGTCGGCGCCGCTGCTGACCCGCGTCTCGGGCATCACGACGAGCCTCGCGGAGAACATCGTGGCGCACCGTGACGAGAACGGCCCGTTCAAGACGCGGACCGGGCTCAAGGAGGTCGCACGGCTCGGCCCCAAGGCCTTCGAGCAGTGCGCGGGCTTCCTCCGCATCCCCGACGGCGACGACCCGCTCGACTCGTCCTCGGTGCACCCGGAGGCCTATCCGGTGGTGCGGCGGATCCTGTCCTCGACCGGGACCGACCTCCGCGCGCTGATCGGCAACTCGCGGACGCTGCAGGCGTTGAAGCCGTCGGAATTCGTCGACGACACCTTCGGCCTCCCGACGGTGACCGACATCCTCGCCGAACTCGACAAGCCGGGCCGCGACCCGCGTCCGGCGTTCAAGACCGCGACCTTCGCCGACGGCGTCGAGAAGATCGGCGACCTCAAGCCGGGCATGCGCCTGGAAGGCGTCGTGACGAACGTGGCCGCGTTCGGCGCGTTCATCGACGTCGGCGTGCACCAGGACGGGCTCGCGCACGTCTCGGCGCTGTCGAAGAACTTCGTCAAAGACCCGCGTGAGGTCGTGAAGCCCGGCGACATCGTCAAGGTGAAGGTGCTGGAGGTCGACGTGCCGCGCAAGCGGATCTCGCTGACGCTGCGCCTGGACGACGAGCCCGGCAAGCCCGCTCGCGAGCAGGGCGGCGGCGGTGGCGGCGGCCGTGACCGCGGTCAGGGCGGCGGTGGCCAGCGCCAGGGCGGGCAGCGTCAGGGCGGCGGCAACCGCGGTGGCGGCGGCAACCGGGGCGGGAACTCCGGCGGCGGGGGCGGCTCGCTGGCGGACGCGCTCCGCAAGGCCGGCTACGGCAAGTAA
- a CDS encoding chitinase, translated as MKVKPKHAFLALLSSLAVCLGVTFAVSGSASAANILTNPGFELGTTSGWTCTGASSVVTTPVHSGSRALSATPAGQDNARCSQSVPVKANTAYTLSAWVQGSYTYLGVTGTGTGDKNTWSPGTGSWSQLSLSFTTAASTTSVDIYLHGWYGQPAYFADDVNLDGPGGSPTTTPTTTTSSPTTSTSPTTTSSSPTTTTTKPNPGDLPKHVITGYWQNFYNGAKALKLADVPTKYNVIAVSFADATATPGAVTFTLDSGLSSQLGGYTDAQFKADIKTAQARGQKVILSVGGEKGTIRVDSSAAATNFSNSMKSLIATYGFDGVDIDLENGVNATYMAQALRSIHAAGGTVITMAPQTIDMQNPAAEYFKLALNVKDILTIVNMQYYNSGSMLGCDQKVYSQGTVDFLTALACIQLQSGLRADQVGLGLPASGSAAGGGYQAPGNTVNALNCLAKGTSCGSFKPTTTYPTIRGAMTWSINWDASQGYAWSNTVSAGLAGLP; from the coding sequence GTGAAAGTCAAGCCGAAACACGCGTTCCTCGCCCTGCTGTCGTCACTGGCCGTGTGCCTGGGGGTGACTTTCGCGGTCTCGGGCAGCGCCTCGGCCGCCAACATCCTGACCAACCCGGGCTTCGAACTCGGGACCACGAGCGGCTGGACCTGTACCGGCGCGTCCTCGGTGGTCACCACGCCGGTCCACTCGGGCAGCCGCGCGCTCAGCGCCACCCCGGCCGGACAGGACAACGCCCGCTGCTCGCAGAGCGTGCCGGTCAAGGCCAACACGGCGTACACCCTCTCGGCGTGGGTGCAGGGCAGCTACACCTACCTCGGCGTCACCGGCACCGGGACGGGGGACAAGAACACCTGGTCCCCGGGCACCGGCAGCTGGAGCCAGCTCTCGCTGAGCTTCACCACCGCCGCGTCCACCACCAGCGTCGACATCTACCTGCACGGCTGGTACGGCCAGCCCGCGTACTTCGCGGACGACGTCAACCTCGACGGTCCCGGCGGCTCGCCGACCACGACGCCCACCACGACCACGTCGTCGCCCACCACCAGCACCTCGCCGACCACGACGTCGAGCTCGCCGACGACCACGACGACCAAGCCGAACCCCGGCGACCTGCCCAAGCACGTGATCACCGGGTACTGGCAGAACTTCTACAACGGCGCGAAGGCCCTCAAGCTGGCTGACGTCCCGACGAAGTACAACGTCATCGCGGTGTCCTTCGCCGACGCGACGGCCACTCCGGGCGCGGTCACCTTCACCCTCGACTCGGGGCTGTCGAGCCAGCTCGGCGGCTACACCGACGCGCAGTTCAAGGCCGACATCAAGACGGCGCAGGCACGCGGGCAGAAGGTCATCCTGTCCGTCGGCGGTGAGAAGGGCACGATCCGCGTCGATTCCTCGGCCGCGGCGACGAACTTCTCCAACAGCATGAAGTCGCTCATCGCGACCTACGGCTTCGACGGCGTCGACATCGACCTCGAAAACGGCGTCAACGCGACCTACATGGCGCAGGCGCTCCGCAGCATCCACGCGGCGGGCGGCACGGTCATCACGATGGCGCCGCAGACGATCGACATGCAGAACCCGGCGGCGGAGTACTTCAAGCTGGCGCTGAACGTCAAGGACATCCTGACGATCGTCAACATGCAGTACTACAACAGCGGCTCGATGCTCGGCTGCGACCAGAAGGTCTACTCGCAGGGCACGGTCGACTTCCTCACCGCGCTGGCCTGCATCCAGCTGCAGAGCGGCCTGCGGGCCGACCAGGTCGGTCTCGGCCTGCCCGCCTCCGGTTCCGCGGCGGGTGGCGGCTACCAGGCGCCCGGCAACACGGTCAACGCGCTGAACTGCCTGGCGAAGGGCACGAGCTGCGGTTCGTTCAAGCCGACGACGACGTATCCGACGATCCGGGGCGCGATGACCTGGTCGATCAACTGGGACGCTTCCCAGGGCTACGCGTGGTCGAACACGGTGAGCGCGGGCCTGGCCGGCCTCCCGTGA
- a CDS encoding GMC oxidoreductase, producing MNYDVLVIGSGFGGSVTALRLTEKGYRVGVLETGRRFADDEFAKTSWRLRKYLWAPKLGCYGIQRLTLLKNTFVLSGAGVGGGSLVYANTLYEPPDTFYEDPQWAHITDWKAELAPHYDQAKRMLGVVENPLVTPADRVLREVAEDMGIAHTYRPTPVGVYFGKRDTDPFFGGEGPRRTPCTHCGECMTGCRVGAKNTTVKNYLYLAEKAGAEVHALTTAVSVRPIDGGYAVDTVRTGRWLRKRKRTFTAGQVVFAAASLGTQRLLHSLKDSGTLPNLSPRLGLLARTNSEAVLAARSLRDDTDFTRGVAITSSIHPDAVTHVEPVRYGKGSNFMGLLTTVLVDAEPGKRRWVLGLRELARNRRNLVRLHNPRRWSERMVGLLVMQTLNNSVTTYTKRGLFGRKMTTKQGIGDPNPEWIPAGHEVTRRVADKIGGLAQGAWTDLANIPITGHFIGGCAIGDSSETGVVDPYQRVHGHPGLHIADGSAISANLGVNPSLTITAQAERAMSLWPNKGEADPRPPLGSPYRRLSPVAPLKPVVPATAPGALRL from the coding sequence ATGAACTACGACGTGCTGGTGATCGGCTCCGGGTTCGGCGGCAGCGTGACCGCGTTGCGGCTCACCGAGAAGGGCTATCGCGTCGGTGTGCTGGAGACGGGCCGCCGGTTCGCCGACGACGAGTTCGCGAAGACCTCCTGGCGGCTGCGGAAATACCTGTGGGCCCCGAAACTGGGCTGCTACGGCATTCAACGGCTGACCCTGCTGAAGAACACGTTCGTCCTGAGCGGCGCGGGCGTCGGCGGCGGCTCGCTCGTCTACGCGAACACGCTCTACGAACCCCCGGACACCTTCTACGAAGACCCGCAGTGGGCGCACATCACCGACTGGAAGGCCGAACTCGCCCCGCATTACGACCAGGCGAAACGGATGCTGGGCGTGGTGGAGAACCCGCTGGTCACCCCGGCCGACCGCGTACTGCGCGAGGTCGCCGAGGACATGGGCATCGCGCACACCTACCGGCCGACGCCGGTAGGCGTCTACTTCGGCAAGCGCGACACCGACCCGTTCTTCGGCGGCGAAGGCCCTCGGCGGACGCCGTGCACGCACTGCGGTGAATGCATGACCGGCTGCCGGGTCGGCGCCAAGAACACGACCGTCAAGAACTACCTGTACCTGGCGGAGAAAGCGGGCGCGGAGGTCCATGCGCTGACCACCGCGGTGTCGGTGCGGCCGATCGACGGCGGCTACGCGGTCGACACCGTCCGGACCGGGCGCTGGCTGCGCAAACGCAAGCGGACCTTCACCGCCGGGCAGGTCGTGTTCGCCGCCGCTTCCCTGGGCACGCAACGGCTTCTGCATTCGCTGAAAGACTCCGGCACGTTGCCGAACCTGTCGCCGCGGCTGGGCTTGCTCGCCAGGACGAACTCCGAGGCCGTCCTCGCCGCGCGATCCCTGCGTGACGACACCGACTTCACCCGCGGCGTCGCGATCACGTCGTCGATCCACCCGGACGCGGTGACCCACGTCGAGCCGGTGCGGTACGGCAAGGGCAGCAACTTCATGGGCCTGCTGACGACGGTGCTCGTCGATGCCGAACCCGGCAAACGCCGCTGGGTGCTGGGCCTGCGCGAACTGGCGCGGAACCGGCGGAACCTGGTGCGGCTGCACAACCCGCGGCGGTGGTCGGAGCGGATGGTCGGGCTGCTGGTGATGCAGACGTTGAACAATTCCGTGACCACGTACACGAAACGCGGGCTCTTCGGCCGCAAGATGACCACGAAACAGGGCATCGGCGACCCGAACCCCGAGTGGATCCCGGCCGGGCACGAGGTCACCCGGCGGGTGGCGGACAAGATCGGCGGGCTGGCGCAGGGCGCGTGGACGGATCTGGCGAACATCCCGATCACCGGGCATTTCATCGGCGGCTGCGCGATCGGCGACAGCTCCGAGACCGGCGTCGTCGACCCGTACCAGCGGGTGCACGGCCATCCGGGGCTGCACATCGCCGACGGTTCGGCGATCTCGGCGAACCTCGGGGTGAACCCGTCGCTGACCATCACCGCGCAGGCGGAACGCGCGATGTCGTTGTGGCCCAACAAAGGCGAGGCCGACCCGCGTCCGCCGCTCGGCTCCCCGTACCGGCGGCTGTCCCCCGTCGCGCCGCTCAAGCCCGTCGTGCCCGCGACGGCTCCGGGAGCTTTGCGCCTCTGA
- a CDS encoding flavin-containing monooxygenase, giving the protein MSTGSSKTSVLIVGTGFGGVGTAIELKRAGFHDFTILESADEPGGVWRENTYPGAGCDIPSPLYSFSYEPNPDWPKRFSLQPDIHEYLKRVVRRYGLEPHIRFGTRVTGAAFDEDRGLWRVETAGGETYEATVFVPAVGQLSRPVQPDIPGQDTFEGASFHSARWDHDVDLRGRKVAVIGTGASAIQFVPEVQRQAGELTVFQRTAPYIMAKRDTRYRRWQQRLFRHLPATQLLGRLRIFLLAEYATYAMTEHPFLAKVFELRTAQLRRRYLKDRALREKLTPDYPLGCKRILFTNEYLPALAQHNVAVETRRISAITPSGVLTEDGVEHEADVIVYGTGFAATDFLGELKVEGLGGRSLSDAWKGGARAYLGMTVPGFPNLFCVYGPNTNLGAGSIIYMIERQARYIRQAVEHLARPEVSYMDVVPEVEQRYDEEVQRRLGRSVWSACASWYRQENGRVSTNWPGLVTEYDRRTKTLDLGDYRTAGPR; this is encoded by the coding sequence ATGAGCACTGGGTCATCGAAGACGAGCGTGCTGATCGTGGGGACGGGATTCGGCGGGGTCGGGACGGCGATCGAGCTCAAACGCGCCGGCTTCCACGACTTCACCATCCTGGAGAGCGCGGACGAGCCGGGCGGCGTCTGGCGGGAGAACACGTATCCGGGCGCGGGCTGTGACATCCCGTCGCCGCTGTACTCGTTCTCCTACGAGCCCAATCCCGACTGGCCGAAGCGGTTCTCGCTGCAACCCGACATCCACGAGTACCTCAAACGCGTGGTGCGCCGCTACGGGCTCGAACCGCACATCCGCTTCGGCACCCGTGTCACCGGCGCGGCCTTCGACGAGGACCGCGGGCTCTGGCGGGTCGAGACCGCGGGTGGCGAGACCTACGAGGCGACCGTTTTCGTTCCCGCCGTCGGACAGCTTTCGCGGCCGGTCCAGCCGGACATCCCCGGCCAGGACACCTTCGAAGGCGCCAGTTTCCACTCCGCGCGCTGGGACCACGACGTCGACCTGCGCGGCAGGAAGGTCGCGGTGATCGGCACCGGCGCGAGCGCGATCCAGTTCGTGCCCGAGGTCCAGCGCCAGGCGGGCGAGCTGACGGTGTTCCAGCGCACCGCGCCGTACATCATGGCCAAACGGGACACCCGCTACCGGCGCTGGCAGCAACGGCTGTTCCGGCACCTCCCGGCCACGCAGCTGCTCGGCAGGCTCCGGATCTTCCTGCTCGCCGAGTACGCGACCTACGCGATGACCGAACATCCTTTCCTGGCCAAGGTCTTCGAACTGCGGACGGCCCAGTTGCGCCGTCGGTACCTCAAGGACCGGGCGCTGCGCGAGAAACTCACCCCGGACTACCCGCTGGGCTGCAAGCGGATCCTGTTCACCAACGAGTACCTGCCCGCACTCGCCCAGCACAACGTCGCCGTGGAGACGCGGCGCATCAGCGCGATCACGCCGTCCGGGGTGCTCACCGAGGACGGCGTCGAGCACGAGGCCGACGTCATCGTCTACGGAACCGGCTTCGCGGCGACGGACTTCCTCGGCGAACTCAAGGTGGAAGGTCTCGGCGGCAGGTCGCTGTCCGACGCGTGGAAGGGCGGCGCGCGGGCGTACCTCGGCATGACCGTGCCGGGTTTCCCGAACCTGTTCTGCGTCTACGGGCCCAACACGAACCTCGGCGCGGGCTCCATCATCTACATGATCGAACGGCAGGCCCGCTACATCCGCCAGGCCGTCGAACACCTCGCCCGGCCCGAGGTGTCCTATATGGACGTCGTCCCGGAGGTCGAGCAGCGCTACGACGAGGAGGTCCAGCGACGGCTCGGCCGGAGTGTCTGGTCGGCCTGCGCCAGCTGGTACCGCCAGGAGAACGGCCGGGTGAGCACGAACTGGCCGGGCCTGGTGACCGAGTACGACCGCCGCACGAAGACGCTCGACCTCGGCGACTACCGGACGGCGGGACCGCGATGA